A region from the Halosolutus gelatinilyticus genome encodes:
- a CDS encoding NADH-quinone oxidoreductase subunit A, producing MNDWIAIGALALVGLLIPIGMMTVSYLLRPTVPETSKRATYESGEVPTGGTRIRFNIQYYMVALLFVVFDIETVLLFPWAVVYRDVLGAEEYGLLEALGPMLLFVAVLLVGLAWAWRSGAVQWAQTPRQIDSGADRP from the coding sequence ATGAATGATTGGATCGCCATCGGGGCGTTGGCGCTGGTGGGTTTACTGATACCGATCGGGATGATGACGGTATCGTACCTCCTGCGACCGACCGTCCCCGAAACGAGCAAACGCGCCACCTACGAGAGTGGCGAGGTGCCGACCGGTGGGACGCGCATCCGGTTCAATATTCAGTACTACATGGTTGCGCTTCTGTTCGTCGTCTTCGACATCGAGACCGTCCTGCTGTTCCCGTGGGCGGTCGTCTATCGGGATGTGCTCGGGGCCGAGGAGTACGGACTCCTCGAGGCGCTCGGGCCGATGTTGTTGTTCGTCGCCGTCCTGCTGGTCGGACTCGCGTGGGCGTGGCGCAGCGGTGCCGTACAGTGGGCGCAGACGCCGCGGCAGATCGATTCCGGAGCTGATCGACCATGA
- a CDS encoding NADH-quinone oxidoreductase subunit B, translated as MSNDKPRQEIYESTAPSTDTRDSRMGEGVDDRFNSKLREAFGASPFILTKFDKFMNWVRGNSMFMLQFGIACCSIEMIHTYAIKHDLDRFGAGVPRASPRQADVMIVPGTIVSKFGPRMKRVYDQMPEPKFVVGMGSCTISGGPFQEGYNVVKGAEEIIPIDIHVPGCPPRPEALVYGVMKLQERIQNGESTPVVVKPYELEQFGDLPRDELVQKLANEIDEDDLVMRYNWADSP; from the coding sequence ATGAGCAACGACAAACCGCGTCAGGAAATCTACGAGAGTACCGCTCCGTCGACGGATACCCGCGACTCGCGGATGGGCGAGGGCGTCGACGATCGCTTCAACTCGAAGCTCCGTGAGGCGTTCGGCGCGTCGCCGTTCATCCTCACGAAGTTCGACAAGTTCATGAACTGGGTTCGCGGGAACTCGATGTTCATGCTGCAGTTCGGAATCGCCTGCTGTAGCATCGAGATGATCCACACGTACGCGATCAAACACGACCTGGACCGATTCGGGGCCGGGGTTCCCCGCGCCTCGCCGCGGCAGGCCGACGTGATGATCGTGCCCGGTACGATCGTCTCGAAGTTCGGGCCCCGCATGAAGCGGGTCTACGACCAGATGCCCGAACCCAAGTTCGTCGTCGGAATGGGATCGTGTACGATCTCCGGCGGCCCGTTCCAGGAGGGGTACAACGTCGTCAAGGGCGCCGAGGAGATCATTCCGATCGACATCCACGTTCCCGGCTGCCCGCCCCGGCCCGAGGCGCTCGTCTACGGCGTCATGAAGCTACAAGAGCGGATTCAGAACGGCGAGAGCACGCCCGTCGTGGTCAAGCCGTACGAACTCGAACAGTTCGGCGACCTGCCCCGCGACGAGCTCGTCCAGAAGCTCGCGAACGAGATCGACGAGGACGACCTTGTCATGCGCTACAACTGGGCTGATTCGCCATGA